A window of Pyrobaculum aerophilum str. IM2 contains these coding sequences:
- a CDS encoding NADH-quinone oxidoreductase subunit D, which translates to MRTEEYGLILKEERLEGGRRVLDIFWGPQHPSSGHTRFIIEVDGDVVVNVTPDPGYVHRTMEKLGETRHWIQNIPLFERLSLPDAINVTWAYALAIERLAKYDVSPRAQYLRVIMGELSRISTHLYDLGLHAIMIGSSTGFMWAYGLRELLVQLWAMASGSRTTPTWVLPGGVRTAPPDAFYEQTRGFLDYLEKKVDEFMRVVVKNPVGYYRLKDVGYLSKEDAARLMATGPGARGSGIEWDARRAYKYGVYDEFEWEVCVEDGGDALARTMVRICEIRQSARIIRQALDRVPRDGPLVGEALLHRIPPKQREKANELIRLGALFTTMLPQGEGVGVTEGGRGRYYFQVFGDGTEKPYRVRISTPSWQNLRAMIRAFIGARLMDLPAIYGSFGYFPPEQDR; encoded by the coding sequence ATGAGGACAGAGGAGTACGGCCTCATTTTAAAAGAAGAGAGATTAGAAGGCGGACGCCGGGTCCTCGATATTTTTTGGGGCCCGCAACATCCGTCAAGCGGCCATACCAGGTTCATAATTGAAGTTGATGGGGACGTAGTGGTAAACGTCACTCCCGATCCGGGCTATGTACACAGGACAATGGAAAAGCTCGGCGAGACTAGACACTGGATTCAGAACATCCCTCTATTTGAAAGGCTTTCGCTCCCCGACGCCATAAACGTCACGTGGGCCTACGCCTTGGCCATAGAAAGGCTTGCTAAATACGACGTCTCCCCCAGAGCTCAGTACCTCAGAGTAATCATGGGCGAGCTCAGCCGCATTTCCACACACCTCTACGACTTGGGGCTCCACGCCATAATGATCGGCTCATCCACTGGCTTTATGTGGGCGTACGGCCTCCGCGAATTGCTTGTGCAACTGTGGGCCATGGCGTCTGGCTCGAGGACAACTCCCACGTGGGTGCTCCCTGGCGGCGTCCGCACCGCGCCTCCAGACGCCTTTTACGAACAGACAAGGGGCTTTTTAGACTACTTAGAGAAGAAAGTGGATGAGTTTATGAGAGTTGTGGTCAAGAACCCCGTTGGCTACTACCGCCTAAAAGACGTTGGGTATTTAAGCAAGGAGGACGCGGCGAGGCTTATGGCCACTGGGCCTGGGGCAAGGGGATCTGGGATAGAATGGGACGCCAGGAGGGCGTATAAATACGGCGTGTACGATGAATTTGAGTGGGAGGTGTGCGTGGAAGACGGCGGAGATGCGCTGGCCAGGACTATGGTCAGAATATGCGAAATAAGGCAGAGCGCGAGGATAATTAGACAAGCCCTGGACCGGGTCCCCAGGGACGGCCCGCTAGTCGGCGAGGCGTTACTGCACAGAATACCGCCAAAGCAGAGAGAAAAGGCCAATGAGCTAATAAGACTCGGCGCTTTGTTTACCACGATGCTCCCCCAAGGCGAGGGGGTCGGCGTGACAGAGGGCGGAAGGGGGAGGTATTATTTTCAGGTATTTGGCGACGGGACCGAGAAGCCCTATCGGGTGAGAATCTCCACTCCGTCCTGGCAGAACCTCCGCGCAATGATTAGGGCATTTATAGGGGCAAGGCTTATGGATCTGCCGGCCATTTACGGCTCATTTGGCTATTTCCCGCCTGAACAAGACAGGTAA
- the nuoH gene encoding NADH-quinone oxidoreductase subunit NuoH yields the protein MDISLLFSARLWFFVLMFAVSSVILLTVVWFERKAAARVQMRVGPYHVSPLLGGYLQLLADAFKFIISEPIVPRGAHKVLFVWGPPIFVTLAFGASLLLPLTPELRLIKDAGLLPYGFVFSLVILLLVSIIIVIIGWSVNNKFAYIGAAREALLVAAYEIPLIVSVLAMVILYGTLNPLEIVNKQTVLTGAVLNPIAFLVFIIATAMATARFPFEIADYEGDVATGPYSDYGGIFLVLSFAGGTYYATFSYSYLATLLFLGGWALPGFSPGPWPQDIIGHLMLAVWVFVKTSVLMFFFAFLRAVMPVLRLDQTLALGWRGLLLLGVVAVAWSTALRLLGVSP from the coding sequence ATGGATATCTCGCTCCTCTTTTCGGCACGTCTCTGGTTCTTCGTGCTGATGTTCGCAGTCTCAAGCGTTATTCTCCTTACAGTGGTGTGGTTCGAGCGCAAAGCCGCGGCGAGAGTCCAGATGCGCGTAGGGCCTTACCACGTATCGCCGCTACTCGGCGGATATTTACAGCTTCTTGCAGACGCCTTTAAGTTTATCATAAGCGAGCCGATAGTGCCAAGGGGGGCGCATAAAGTTCTATTCGTCTGGGGTCCGCCGATTTTCGTAACTCTCGCCTTCGGCGCCTCGCTTTTACTTCCCCTCACGCCTGAGCTTAGGCTAATAAAAGACGCCGGCCTGCTCCCCTACGGCTTTGTGTTTTCATTAGTTATTCTGCTCCTCGTGTCTATTATAATTGTCATAATTGGGTGGTCTGTTAATAATAAATTTGCCTATATAGGCGCTGCGCGTGAGGCGTTGTTAGTGGCGGCGTATGAAATTCCTTTGATAGTCTCAGTTTTAGCCATGGTCATACTTTACGGCACTTTAAACCCCTTAGAAATAGTGAATAAACAGACGGTTTTGACAGGCGCTGTGCTAAACCCAATAGCCTTCCTTGTCTTCATTATAGCTACAGCGATGGCCACGGCTAGATTCCCCTTTGAGATAGCGGATTACGAAGGCGACGTCGCCACGGGGCCGTACAGCGATTATGGCGGCATCTTCTTAGTCCTCTCCTTCGCCGGGGGCACTTACTACGCCACCTTCTCCTATTCCTACTTAGCAACTCTCTTGTTCCTAGGCGGCTGGGCCTTGCCCGGCTTCTCGCCCGGTCCCTGGCCGCAGGATATTATAGGGCACTTAATGCTCGCAGTATGGGTGTTCGTCAAGACGAGCGTTTTGATGTTTTTCTTCGCATTCTTGAGGGCAGTTATGCCGGTTTTAAGACTTGATCAGACTCTCGCGCTAGGCTGGCGCGGATTACTACTACTCGGGGTAGTGGCAGTGGCGTGGTCAACAGCGCTAAGGCTACTGGGGGTGTCGCCATGA
- the nuoI gene encoding NADH-quinone oxidoreductase subunit NuoI has translation MSGVASVVKATIDAFRVAVKNFVKPERITIYYPYEKLEYGRMRGWIGLWTEKCTSCFLCARICPTNAIKMYLAPNTKRYPGIDYGRCIMCHFCIDICPTEALYPTDIMELAWYDYKEMIYTPDMEREPPKVQDPFKPVKVTIKYIGGVPKKIKVQ, from the coding sequence ATGAGCGGAGTCGCGTCTGTTGTGAAGGCCACAATTGACGCTTTTAGAGTTGCTGTTAAGAACTTTGTAAAACCAGAGCGTATTACTATATACTACCCCTATGAGAAGCTGGAGTATGGAAGAATGAGGGGCTGGATAGGGCTTTGGACCGAGAAGTGTACTTCATGCTTTTTGTGTGCGAGGATATGCCCAACAAACGCTATAAAAATGTACCTAGCGCCAAACACGAAAAGATACCCCGGCATAGACTACGGCCGCTGTATTATGTGCCACTTCTGTATTGACATCTGTCCCACTGAGGCCCTCTACCCCACGGATATTATGGAGCTGGCTTGGTACGATTATAAAGAGATGATCTATACGCCGGATATGGAAAGAGAGCCGCCGAAGGTACAAGATCCCTTCAAGCCGGTAAAAGTAACAATAAAATATATTGGAGGAGTGCCAAAAAAGATAAAG